The Opitutaceae bacterium nucleotide sequence GACATGCATCATGCTTCCGGTCATGCCTTTCGGGGCAAGCAGGGCTGCCCCGAGAATGATGTAGGCCAATTGGCCGATGGTGGAGAAGGCCAGCCGACGCTTGAGGTTGTCCTGACTCAGGGCAATCAACGAGGAGGTGATCACGGTGAAGGCAGCAATCCCGGCAACGACGGTGCCGAGTCCAAGATCCCTGAGCATGTCGACCCCGAAGACCCCGGTGATCACGCGGAGGATGCAGAAGACACCGACCTTGACCACGGCCACGGCATGTAGAAGTGCGCTGACCGGGGTCGGGGCGACCATGGCGCCCGGAAGCCAGGAGTGGAAGGGCATGAGGCCGCTTTTGGCAAAACCGAAGACCAGGAGCAGCAGCACGACCAATGCTTCGGTCTGGGTGAAGTCCCCGGCCAGAAAACCGGTGCTGGAAAAGTCCATGTTCCCACCGGTGCGGATATAGCAGAAGACAAGGGCCGGCAGCACGAACCCGATCGATGTTCCCATCAGGTAGGTCAGGTAGGTCCGGCCGCCCGTGCGTGCCTCCTTGTCCTGATGGTGGGCGACCAGTGGGTAGGTCGAAAGCGACAGCATCTCGTAGAAGAGATACAGGGTGAAGAGATTGGCCGAGAAGGCCACGCCGAGAGTGGCGGAGAGGGCGACAGCAAAGAAGGCGAAGAAACGGGTCTGCGAGTGCTCCTTCAACGATCGCATATAGCCGACCGAATAGACCGAGGTGATTATCCAGAGCGAAGAGGCCACCAGGGCGAAGAGCATGCCGAAGGCGTCGACCCGAAACTCTATGGCCAGGCTCGGCAGGATCCGCCAGATGGTGAACTCGATCTGCTGGCCGTTCCAGATGACGGGGAACATGGCGAGAACGAGGCCCAGCTTGATGAAACCGGCCAGGAAGGTGAAAAACTCCCGACGATTGGGGGAGCGTCCGCTCAGCACAATCGGGATGACCGCGAGGAGCGAGACCAGGCACGCCCAGAGAGGAAGGCTGCTTCGGACGGTCTCCATCTCAGCTTTGACCTCCGATAATCGCGAAGGGGCGAAGGGTGGTTTCGATCCATCCGACGATCGGCTGGTTGAAGATACCGATCAGCAGAAGGGCGCCGGCCGTTGTCCAGAGGGCCGCCGACTGGATGAAGGGGGTCGCTGCAGCGGGTTCCCCTTCCTCATCCCCTTCCTCGTGGTGACCTGTGTGGGCATTCTCCGGACCGGTTCTGAAGAAGGCGTTCTCGATGATGCGGAAGAACAGGATGATATTGATCAGACTCGAAAGAAGCAGGGCGATGACGAACTCCCAGTGCCCCGATTCGATTCCACCGCGGATCAGGTAGAACTTGCTGAAGAATCCGCAGGTCGGAGGGATGCCGATCATGGAAAGCGCCCCCAGGATGAAGGCGGCC carries:
- a CDS encoding monovalent cation/H+ antiporter subunit D family protein, giving the protein METVRSSLPLWACLVSLLAVIPIVLSGRSPNRREFFTFLAGFIKLGLVLAMFPVIWNGQQIEFTIWRILPSLAIEFRVDAFGMLFALVASSLWIITSVYSVGYMRSLKEHSQTRFFAFFAVALSATLGVAFSANLFTLYLFYEMLSLSTYPLVAHHQDKEARTGGRTYLTYLMGTSIGFVLPALVFCYIRTGGNMDFSSTGFLAGDFTQTEALVVLLLLVFGFAKSGLMPFHSWLPGAMVAPTPVSALLHAVAVVKVGVFCILRVITGVFGVDMLRDLGLGTVVAGIAAFTVITSSLIALSQDNLKRRLAFSTIGQLAYIILGAALLAPKGMTGSMMHVGMHAFGKITLFFCAGAIYVATGKKYVSEMVGIGKRMPITMIAFFIGSLSVVGLPLAGGFWSKLYLVWGTIETDQFLYTVVYLVSSLLNAAYFFPIVFKAFFCKPGESAFPDGIEESNRYCVAALSITSLCTIILFFWPAPFFDLASMMSNQLFNP